One Chryseobacterium sp. StRB126 genomic region harbors:
- a CDS encoding PAAR-like protein, which translates to MKSYVIQQGDTFSSLAQQFKLKNESVLKTYHNLHCSEEDVMQEPIPGKKIMIPEDPQLMAEEKALQSSPAAESQEAAEDKGTSEEPSSEASSSDSPSAEKAEQKEEKKDKDGESSSSPHDGKFFIIQKGTVQCNQGFKFPKFKVTSQQKHYWNNKEGEADYLAVTEDDVQLDPPAQPFGQCKLKPTAGGYLPCAYAPAGKWQKPYEKVKIMGKSCLTEISELMCSTGGKITILKHGQQNETGKSQVNNADSQEQQVYNPVVNFDKFKAETDEQEAYAW; encoded by the coding sequence ATGAAAAGTTATGTCATACAGCAAGGTGATACCTTCAGTTCGCTGGCCCAGCAATTTAAGCTGAAAAACGAAAGTGTTTTAAAAACCTATCACAACCTCCACTGTTCAGAGGAAGATGTTATGCAGGAACCAATCCCTGGAAAGAAAATAATGATTCCGGAAGATCCTCAGCTTATGGCTGAAGAGAAAGCTCTACAAAGCTCACCTGCTGCAGAGTCTCAGGAAGCTGCAGAAGATAAAGGAACTAGCGAAGAACCTTCTTCAGAAGCATCATCATCCGACAGTCCATCAGCTGAAAAAGCAGAGCAAAAAGAAGAAAAGAAAGATAAAGACGGCGAAAGTAGTTCAAGCCCTCATGATGGAAAGTTCTTTATCATACAGAAAGGAACCGTACAATGTAACCAGGGCTTCAAGTTTCCTAAATTTAAGGTAACCAGCCAGCAAAAGCATTATTGGAATAATAAGGAAGGAGAAGCAGACTATCTTGCTGTTACAGAAGACGATGTACAGCTTGATCCGCCTGCCCAACCCTTTGGGCAATGTAAACTTAAACCCACTGCCGGAGGTTATCTTCCCTGCGCTTATGCTCCTGCAGGAAAATGGCAAAAACCTTACGAAAAAGTAAAGATTATGGGAAAAAGTTGTCTGACAGAAATCTCCGAACTGATGTGTAGTACAGGCGGAAAAATTACCATCTTAAAACATGGCCAACAAAACGAAACGGGCAAAAGCCAGGTTAACAACGCTGACAGCCAAGAGCAACAGGTGTATAACCCCGTTGTAAATTTTGACAAATTCAAGGCAGAAACTGATGAACAAGAGGCATACGCCTGGTAA
- a CDS encoding LysM peptidoglycan-binding domain-containing protein: protein MDIDFLEYKVRNGDTLNSIASRLGITGEELKLFHNSHCQRMNRIWFDNLNEVKSVFVPIYVKTEKQKDQERKNALPSSPLSDSFFAKTYKVTEAFKSPFEPSLTVDYSVHLNVRKDKNRNHYLLSYSQDHFISNGNPPDAKMSSLSITCMESIMPIDFIINEQGKIIGLADHKKVTQTFAEKRKDLQDFFIGEIAEKYMDTFEKNIADEEFFLQQFQSTLVFQVLLPKMDWFHKKTDWTENLYFLQNSFSIPCNMNIVQEDENKDHIKTSLRGSNTEFYSLQEIKSGHKFNQEAEDPVSGEFIIEYTTHKKNKNLLQASGNVHLWREAESVQQHTITITQG from the coding sequence ATGGATATTGATTTTTTAGAATATAAGGTTCGTAACGGAGATACCCTTAATTCCATAGCTTCCCGGTTGGGCATAACCGGCGAGGAACTGAAGCTATTTCATAATTCCCATTGTCAAAGAATGAACAGGATTTGGTTTGATAACCTTAATGAGGTTAAAAGTGTTTTCGTTCCTATCTATGTTAAAACCGAAAAACAAAAGGATCAGGAAAGAAAAAACGCACTTCCTTCTTCACCATTATCAGATTCTTTTTTTGCAAAAACATATAAAGTCACTGAAGCTTTTAAAAGCCCATTTGAACCCTCTCTAACCGTAGATTATAGTGTACATCTTAATGTTCGTAAAGACAAAAATAGAAATCATTATCTATTATCTTACAGCCAGGATCATTTTATATCAAACGGAAACCCGCCGGATGCTAAAATGAGCAGTTTGTCAATTACCTGTATGGAAAGCATCATGCCTATTGATTTTATTATTAATGAACAGGGTAAAATTATTGGGCTTGCAGACCATAAAAAAGTCACTCAAACCTTTGCTGAAAAACGCAAGGATCTTCAGGACTTCTTTATTGGAGAAATCGCTGAAAAATATATGGATACTTTTGAAAAGAATATTGCAGATGAAGAGTTTTTCCTGCAGCAATTTCAAAGTACACTAGTCTTTCAGGTTTTACTTCCTAAGATGGATTGGTTCCACAAGAAAACAGATTGGACCGAAAACCTGTACTTTTTACAAAATTCATTTTCAATACCTTGTAATATGAATATTGTACAAGAAGACGAGAACAAAGATCATATTAAAACCAGTCTGAGAGGAAGCAATACAGAATTTTACAGTTTGCAGGAAATAAAATCAGGACATAAATTCAATCAAGAAGCAGAAGATCCTGTTTCAGGAGAATTTATCATTGAATACACCACCCACAAGAAAAATAAAAACCTTCTTCAGGCTTCAGGAAATGTGCACCTCTGGCGTGAAGCAGAATCAGTTCAACAACACACCATCACGATAACACAAGGATAA